A stretch of DNA from Parabacteroides pacaensis:
TATTGTTTTTACTTCCATATATGTATGATTTTAATCAGATGCAAATATAGTGTTAAAAATCAAATGTACAAATAAAATAGATGTGTTTTGATTGAATATAATCATCTTTGTTAAGATAAGATTAGAATATAATCAATATCTGTATTATTGGTTAATAAATGATAATAATCATATCATTTGTGTATTATTAGCTTGTTTGTATGATTATAGTCATTACATTTGCATCATCAGAAACAAACTAATAACAATTAAAAGATATACGATCATGGCAACAAAGAAAGTAGACGAAAAGAAAACATTAGCTTATGCAGTGGCTTTTCATTTTTGTACGTCAGGTAAAATAGACTTCAGATTAGGTGATAAGATTTACCAGCACATAAACACTGTTTATGACGAAAGAGAAGATGGTAGAGGGTTTAATACTTGTGAGGTCGTTTACAACTATAAAGCTCAGAAATATGAGGTTTTAGTTGTGACAGATGAAAAAATAGGCAACAAAGAAATTACAATATTAAATGTTTAATCAGTGAGGCTAATAACCCAACAAAGATATAAAACGATGAAAGCAAAAAGTTACATGAAGAACCATAAGGCGAATGAGTTCTATGTTAAAAAGGCAAGAGGCTATTATATGGTAGTAGATGGATATGATAAGAGCATGGCATCTTTAGAATTGACAGAAGAAGCTGCTAATAATATGGCGGCCGAACTGAGCGCAATGAGAAATAAGAGATTAAATATAGCATAAGTTTAACCGGCAGGGCGAAATCCCTGCATAACGTAGAAGATTATGAGCAAAGAAGAAGTGTATAAACTGGCAACAGTTGAGAACCCAATCATCAACGATAACGGCAATAGAATAGAGTTTGCTAACGGTGATGTATATGCAAGGCAATCAATTACCTATTTGTATCGTAAAGTAAAAGTTTATTTTTAATTCGGTAGCCTTCGGGCTACCACAATACATACGATTATGATATTAAACGAAGACAGACTAAAAGTCAGAGCATCGGATATTAGCAGTATCAAAATGAGCGTGAAACCACCCAAGGCTGTTGAGGACGCAGACGGTAGGGTGATTCATGAAGGTGAAATAAAACGCTGGGTTGGCATCGGATGGGTAGTAGAAAGAAAAGCCTGCAAAGATGATTACTACCAGATACCAGAAGTTATAAACGACTAATAATAACATTATGAACTCAATTAACAAAAACGGTTGTAGTGTATGCGCTGCCGGTAGTGAGAACTACACTACCTTTACCAACAGAGGTAAGAAATATTACCAGTATGACTATCGTACTGAAAGTGGTGATTTGTTTACATGTTGTGCCCCGACACTGGGCAAGTGTAGAGAAAAGAGAGATAGTTGGCTGGCTTCTCATAATTTGTGACAATCGCTTTAAGGTCACGAATACAGCCTAAAGAAATTTATTTATCTTTGGTCTTGGTAGTATCTTTGAGATGCTATCGCGGGTTAGAGCAGTGGTCAGCTCGTCACTTTGACTTGGTGAAGGTCAGCGGTTCGAATCCGTTACCCGCAACAATGAATTTAAACTTAAAAAAATGACACGATTATGAAGATACTTAAACTGGAAATCAAACAAAAGCCGTTTGATGATATACTTTCAGGTAAGAAATATTTTGAGAGGCGAGAGATAAAACCGAGTAATGTTATTGACTACGTTTCTTTTATTGTCGATGGCAAAGAGTACGAAAAAGAAGAAGATGTTCCCGAAGGCGATTCAGAGGTTATGGTTAAAGCCAAATCGTACGACAGGCTAAAACTTGTCACAGGCGAATATAAAGGCAAACGTCCATATCTTATGGTTGAAGTAAAAGATGCTCATGTGGAGTTCTTGTATGACGAAAACGGTGATTTTATTGTTGGAGTGGAGAAAGGTAAAGAATATGCCATAGCACATATAGTATTTGAGTTAGGTAATGTAGTAGAAATTTTTAAAGGTGAAAAATAGGCTGAGTCGGAAGTATTAGAAGAAGAATTAATCGTACCACAGGTATAAGTAATCGTGGTCGTAGAGTAAATGCTGGTAAAGCGGCAGTAGGTCATCAATCAGGATTTGGAACAAGGGCTCAGAAACGCGCAGACCTTGTTGCCGCATTTGGAGGTGACTAATGAACGCTTCTATAATGCAGAAAACGAGAGAAACAATATTGCACGCATCACAAAAAAGTGATACGGCAATATTGTTTTTTTCTGCAACAGGTAAAGACAGTATTGTCTTGTTACATTTACTGCAAAGTCAGTTCAAAAAAGTGATATGTTGTTTTTTGTATCATGTGAAAGGCTTAAATATAGTAGAGCCATTCTTTAACTGGGCACGCTCTTATGGTAATGTTGAAATAGTTCAACTTCCACACACGGACTTGTATAATTTCAAAGCACAAGGTCTTTTAAGCACTAAACATATTGATGGACTTAAAAAATTGAAATTACGTGATATTGAAGATTATTTAAAAATCAAGTATCAAACTGACGTGATTGTGTATGGAATGAAAGTTTCTGATTCTTTCGTCCGTAGAGGTATGTTTAATAAAGCCGCAAAGTCTGAGATTCATTTTGATTACGATAAATATTACCCCATCGTAAATTGGACAAACAGGGATTGTCTTTCATATATTAAATTAAATAAATTACCAGAGCCGTTAAAGCTTGGGAGTAAAAGAGGAAGTTCGGGCATAAACTTTCGTCCAGAAACTATATTGTACATAAAAGAACATTATCCAGAAGATTATAAAAAGATTATCATAGAATTTAATTTAATAGAAGCCAAGTATGGAAGAAGTTAGTAAGTACCAGAAATTTGAAACTGCTACCATCAATCGTGAGCAGATTAAAAATGCAGAATACAATCCTCGTAGAATATCTGAATCAGCTAAAAAGAAGTTGAAGGATAATATAAAAAGGGTTGGCCTCCTTGATACCATTGTGGTGAATAAAAACACAATGAACATAGTATCAGGTCATCAACGCATATCTGTCCTTGATTCACTTGAAAGGAAGAAAAATTATAATCTTACGGTCGCTATGGTAGATTTGTCAGAGAAAGAGGAGAAGGAACAAAATATCTTTTTCAATAATACAAAAGTTCAAGGTGAATTTGATACAGACATTTTGGCTGAAATGTTAAGTGATATAGATTTCGAATGTGCAGGTCTTGATATTAATGATGTAGGTATCTTAGGTGTGGAAGTTGATTTGCTTTCGATAGAAGAACCGAGTGAAGCGGATAAAGAAGTAATGAAACTGAATAATGAAATTTATAACAATAAGAGAGAAATAAGAAAAGCCGTAATGAACCATTCTCAAACAAAGAATGAAGAATCGGTAGATACGTTTGTCGTTCTTACTTTCGGCAGCCAAAACAATAAAGAAGTGTTTTTGCAACGGTTCGGATTCAGACCTCAGGAGAAATACATCAAAGGTGAAGTTTTATCTGATATGGTAGAAAGGGTAGATTGATATGGCAAAGCCGAAGTTTGACTTTAAAGATCCTCATAATCTCATTCGTATAGAAGGATGGGCAAGAGATGGATTAGACGATAAGCAAATCGCTGCAAACATCGGCTATAATGAAACATATTTTTCTGAATTGAAAGGTAAAATCTCCGAATTATCCAAAGCATTAAAAAATGGGCGTGCGCCTCTTGAATTGAAGGTTGAAAACACTCTTTACACAAAAGCTACAGGAATGAAAGTAAAAGTCCAGCAAGCTATCAAGGTGAAAGATGTTTATTACGATGAAGAAGGTAGGCGATGTGAAAATGAAAGGATAGAAATCGTGGAATTAGAACAAGAGATTCCTCCCGACACAACGGCCGGGATTTTTTGGCTCAAAAATCGTAAGCCAGAACAATGGAACCGGCCGGCACCGAGGGTTATAGACGATGACGATATTCCTCAAAACATTAATCAAGGCATTAATATTGACGAATGGATAAAAAGAAAAATTGAATGATACACCCTCAAACCATATATCACCCCCTCTATGAGGATAAGGAGAAGTTCATTATTCTTATCACCGGCGGCCGCGGCTCAGGAAAATCTTTCAACGCGTCTGCTTTTATCGAGCGTCTAACCTTCGAAATGACACCCATAGAGAAGACGGTACATCAGATTCTCTATACCCGTTACACGATGGTATCAGCCGGCATGTCGATCATTCCTGAGATGATGGAGAAGATAGAGCTGGATGGAACCACAAAGTATTTTAAGACCACCAAGACGGATGTAGTAAACAGAATGACGAGTAGCCGTATCATGTTCCGGGGCATAAAAACTTCTTCCGGGAACCAGACAGCTAAACTAAAGTCCATCCATAATATCACCACGTTCGTTTGTGACGAGGCGGAGGAATGGACTTTCGAGGTAGATTTCGATAAAATCATGCTTTCCATCCGCCAGAAGGGAATCCAGAATAGGATTATCATCATAATGAACCCGACGGATTCCAATCATTTCATTTATAAAAAGTACATAGAGAAAACACATAAGCTAGTAGAGATTGACGGGGTACAGGTGCAGATAAGCACACATCCCAATGTACTACATATCCATACCACCTATTTTGACAATATAGACAATCTTTCTCCGCAATTCCTCGATGAGGTTCGGCGGATGAAGGAGGAAAACCCGGAGAAATACGCCCACACGGTTATCGGTCGCTGGGNACATCCCAATGTACTACATATCCATACCACCTATTTTGACAATATAGACAATCTTTCTCCGCAATTCCTCGATGAGGTTCGGCGGATGAAGGAGGAAAACCCGGAGAAATACGCCCACACGGTTATCGGCCGCTGGGCAGATGTGGCTGAAGGAGCGGTGTTCAAGAAATGGGGTATCGTGAAAGAGTTTCCTTCTTATGCAAAGAAAGTGGCTCTCGCATCTGATTGGGGCTACACAAACGACCCGTCAACGGGTATTCGCTGCGGTATTGTTGATAACCGATTGTATGTTGATGAGCTATTCTATGAGACTGGTATGCTAACCAACGCAATTGCCGAAAAGCTAAAGCCGTGGGGGCTGAAAGTGTATGGTGACAGTGCCGACCCTCGCTTGATTCAGGAAATTAAGAATCGAGGCGTAAACATCTATCCGGTAGATAAGTTCCCTGGCTCAATTAAAGCTGGTATTGACAAAATACATGAGATGGAGCTATTCGTTACTGAGCGTTCGTACCATATCATTGAAGAACTTCGCAAATATGTTTGGGATAAAGACAAAGACGGGCATTATATCAATGAGCCGATAGATGCTTGGAACCATACACTTGACCCGATTCGCTATTATATTTTGGGGCATATTTTAGGGCGTATCTTGAAGCCGAAAGATTTAACTGGAATATTCACGCATTAAAATTATAGATTATGCCATTAAGTTTAGAAGAAATATTAGCATTGCCCGACATAGGGCAAAAAATAAACTACCTGAAGAAAGGTAGGAAGACCGAGCTTCCCGACCATTGTAAGTTATGGGATGATTGGAATCCTGAACGCCATGAAATTATAGTGGATACAAAAAAGTATCCGGATAGAAAGGTCCTCAAAAAAGAAGCGGAGAAAGTGTTTGATGAGAAAACAGGAAAGACCTTTGAAATTGAAGCTCGGTACGAAGATGAGCCGGTGAATCGTATCTCCATTCCTTTGGAGCAGGATATAGTAAACATTCAAACCGCTTTCACTGTCGGTACCGAACCATCTATGGATTGTACCCCAACGGATGACGACGAAAAGAAGCTGCTTGATGCGGTCAAGGCTGTTTTTAAATCCAACAAAATCAAGTACCAAAACAAAAAGATTGTCCGCTCCTGGCTTTCCGAGCAGGAAGTGGCCGAGTACTGGTATGTGACCGATGATGATTCGTTCTGGGCGAAGTTTTGGAAAAAAGTAAAGACTACCTTTGGAGGAAAGGTAAAACCTGCTAAGAAACTAAAAAGTGTCTTATGGTCACCGTTCCGCGGGGATAAACTCTATCCATTTTTTAATGATGAAGGTAAAATGATTGCTTTCTCCCGTGAGTACAAGAAGAAACTCATGGATGATTCGGAAGCCACCTGCTTTATGACTATCACAGATAAGGCTGTTTATCACTGGGATTTGGCTAAGGGGTATGAAGAAAGAACTGTTTTCGCTCATGGGTTCCCTAAACTGCCGGTTATCTATGCCTATCGGCCAGAGGCATATTGCAAGAAGATTAAAACCTTTCGCGTGCGACTGGAGAAACTGTTATCTAACTATGCAGATTGCATCGATTATCACTTCTTCCCATTATTGAAGCTGATTGGAGACGTTGAAGGATTCATGGGCAAAATTAAAGACCGGATGGTTAAAATCACTGGAGAAGGTGCGGATGCGCAATACCTGACGTGGAACCAGGCAAATGACACCGTAAAATTTGAGGTAGAAACCCTCTTTGAGAAAGCATATTCTA
This window harbors:
- a CDS encoding ASCH domain-containing protein; this encodes MKILKLEIKQKPFDDILSGKKYFERREIKPSNVIDYVSFIVDGKEYEKEEDVPEGDSEVMVKAKSYDRLKLVTGEYKGKRPYLMVEVKDAHVEFLYDENGDFIVGVEKGKEYAIAHIVFELGNVVEIFKGEK
- a CDS encoding phosphoadenosine phosphosulfate reductase domain-containing protein, which produces MQKTRETILHASQKSDTAILFFSATGKDSIVLLHLLQSQFKKVICCFLYHVKGLNIVEPFFNWARSYGNVEIVQLPHTDLYNFKAQGLLSTKHIDGLKKLKLRDIEDYLKIKYQTDVIVYGMKVSDSFVRRGMFNKAAKSEIHFDYDKYYPIVNWTNRDCLSYIKLNKLPEPLKLGSKRGSSGINFRPETILYIKEHYPEDYKKIIIEFNLIEAKYGRS
- a CDS encoding ParB N-terminal domain-containing protein, whose amino-acid sequence is MEEVSKYQKFETATINREQIKNAEYNPRRISESAKKKLKDNIKRVGLLDTIVVNKNTMNIVSGHQRISVLDSLERKKNYNLTVAMVDLSEKEEKEQNIFFNNTKVQGEFDTDILAEMLSDIDFECAGLDINDVGILGVEVDLLSIEEPSEADKEVMKLNNEIYNNKREIRKAVMNHSQTKNEESVDTFVVLTFGSQNNKEVFLQRFGFRPQEKYIKGEVLSDMVERVD
- a CDS encoding DUF3873 family protein, which gives rise to MNSINKNGCSVCAAGSENYTTFTNRGKKYYQYDYRTESGDLFTCCAPTLGKCREKRDSWLASHNL
- a CDS encoding PBSX family phage terminase large subunit; amino-acid sequence: MIHPQTIYHPLYEDKEKFIILITGGRGSGKSFNASAFIERLTFEMTPIEKTVHQILYTRYTMVSAGMSIIPEMMEKIELDGTTKYFKTTKTDVVNRMTSSRIMFRGIKTSSGNQTAKLKSIHNITTFVCDEAEEWTFEVDFDKIMLSIRQKGIQNRIIIIMNPTDSNHFIYKKYIEKTHKLVEIDGVQVQISTHPNVLHIHTTYFDNIDNLSPQFLDEVRRMKEENPEKYAHTVIGRWXHPNVLHIHTTYFDNIDNLSPQFLDEVRRMKEENPEKYAHTVIGRWADVAEGAVFKKWGIVKEFPSYAKKVALASDWGYTNDPSTGIRCGIVDNRLYVDELFYETGMLTNAIAEKLKPWGLKVYGDSADPRLIQEIKNRGVNIYPVDKFPGSIKAGIDKIHEMELFVTERSYHIIEELRKYVWDKDKDGHYINEPIDAWNHTLDPIRYYILGHILGRILKPKDLTGIFTH
- a CDS encoding phage portal protein, which encodes MPLSLEEILALPDIGQKINYLKKGRKTELPDHCKLWDDWNPERHEIIVDTKKYPDRKVLKKEAEKVFDEKTGKTFEIEARYEDEPVNRISIPLEQDIVNIQTAFTVGTEPSMDCTPTDDDEKKLLDAVKAVFKSNKIKYQNKKIVRSWLSEQEVAEYWYVTDDDSFWAKFWKKVKTTFGGKVKPAKKLKSVLWSPFRGDKLYPFFNDEGKMIAFSREYKKKLMDDSEATCFMTITDKAVYHWDLAKGYEERTVFAHGFPKLPVIYAYRPEAYCKKIKTFRVRLEKLLSNYADCIDYHFFPLLKLIGDVEGFMGKIKDRMVKITGEGADAQYLTWNQANDTVKFEVETLFEKAYSMTNTPQISFEKLSGSGNALSGIAFDYAFLSTHLQVQNHAEVIGEFLQRRINFIVSALGAINPSEFSKASKTIDIDTDIVPYTLNNIDDKVSVAVKAVSGGVWSQRHGVMFAGNQDRIEEELAEIKEEQEERINAEMQKQSRKKGE